The Sphingomonas sp. NBWT7 nucleotide sequence CGATTTCGGCGACATCGGCCCGTGGCGCGACTGGCAGGCGAGCGACTCGGTGCTCCACGCGCTCACCGGCGGGCTCTCGCGCTCGGGGCTCCCCGGCCGCGCGCCGCTGATCCCGCCCGGCCAGCTCACCTATGAGACGGCGGTCGCGCATATCGCGGTCGCGACGCTCGGCGCGTTCATCCGCACGCTGCGTACCGGCGAGGGCGATCGTCTCGACGTCTCGCTGATCGAGGCGGCGATGCAGGCGCTCGATCCGGGCTTCGGGCTCAACGGCAGCGCGCAGTCGGGCGTGCCGAGCTGGAAGATGCCACGCGGTCGCACCGACGAGCGCTTCCGCTATCCGATTCTGCCGTGCGCCGACGGCTTCGTGCGGCTGTGCGTCCTCGCGCCGCGCCAGTGGCGCCAGATGCACACCTGGATGGGCGCCCCCGCCGCCTTCGCCGGCCCCGAGTGGGATCGGCTGATGACACGCTACAAATCGCCCGACCTCCTGCCAGCGATCACCGCCTTCTTCGCCGACAAGACGCGCGCCGAGATCGAAGCGGAGGCCGCAGCGCGCGGCATCCCCGCCGCCGGGCTGCTCGATCTGGGCGAAGCGATCGCGACGCCGCAGATGGTGGCGCGCGGCGCCTTCGTGCCGGTCGAGATCGTGCCGGGCGTATCGCTGCCCTTCCCCGCCGGCGCGGTGACGATCGACGGCGCGCGCGCCGCGCCCGCCGCCCGCTATCCGCTGCCCGTCCGCACCGCTTTCAGCGCCCCACGCCCGCGCTACGCCGCGCCGCCGCCCGCCGAGTACCCGCTCGCCGGCATCCGCGTGCTCGATTTGGGCGTGATCGTGGTCGGCGGCGAGAGCGGGCGGCTGCTCGCCGATCTCGGCGCCGATGTCATCAAGGTCGAGAACGCCGCCTTCCCCGATGGCCAGCGCCAGTCGCGCGACGACGATCCCGTCAGCCTGACCTTCGCCGCCGGGCACCGCAACAAGCGCGGCCTGTCGATCGATCTGAAATCCCCGCGCGGCAAGGCACTGTTCCTTGATCTCGTCCGCGGGGCCGACGTGTTGCTGTCGAACTTCAAGCCCGGCACGCTCGCCGGGCTCGGCTTCGACGCCGCGACGCTGGCAGCGGCGAACCCGCGCCTCGTCACCGTCGACAGCTCGGCCTACGGCGCGACCGGTCCATGGTCATCGCGGCTCGGCTATGGCCCATTGGTCCGCGCCTCGGCCGGGCTGACCAAACAGTGGACCTATCCCGGCGAGCCCGACAGCTTCGCCGACGGCATCACCGTCTATCCCGATCACGTCGCCGGCCGCATCGGCACCGCCGGCGCGCTCGCGCTGCTGATCCGCCGGATGCGCACCGGGCACGGCGGCAACGTCAGCGTCAGCCAGGCGGAGGTGATGCTCGGCCACAAGGCGGCGGAGATTGCCGCGCTCGCCGGCACCGCCGCCGGCTTGCAGCTCGACACGCCCGCAACCGCCGAGGACTGGCTGCTGCCCTGCGCCGGGGACGACGAATGGTGCGCCGTCAACGTGCGCCACGCCGCCGATCGCGCGGCGATCGCCGCGCTCGTCGGCGGAAACGATCGCGCTGCGGCCGAGCGCTGGGCCCGCGCACTGCCGCCCGACCAGGTGATGGCGCAGCTTCAGGCGGCCGCCGTCCCGGCGGGCATGATGGTGCGCGTCGTCGATCTCCCCAGTCTTCCCGCCTATCGCGCGCTCGGCACCTTTCGCGAGGCGACGCACCCGCTGCTCCCCGTGCCGTTCCAGGTCGAGGGCACGCTCACCCGTTTCGCGCGCGTGCCGCCGCCCGATCAGCGTCCCGCCCCGCGCATCGGCGAGGACAGCGTCGCCGTGCTCAAGGACTGGCTGGCGCTGGACGACGCCGCGATCGCGCCGCTCCTCGCCGACAAGATCATCGAACAAGCTGCCTAGAAAGGGATAATCATGGCCGAGCCGACTGCGAACCTGGGAAACGAAGCCGTCACCGTCGAGACGCGCGGCAACGTGATGCTCGTTACGATCAACCGCCCGGAGGCGCGCAACGCCGTCAACCGCTTCGTCCACGAAGGCGTCGGCGACGCGCTCGAGGCGGCGGACAGTAATCCCGAAATCCGCGTCGTGATCGTCACCGGCGCGGGCGACAAGTCGTTCTGCGCCGGTGCCGATCTCGTCGCGCTTTCGCGCGGTGAGAGCCTCGCCCCCGACGACAAGACCAAGGCGGCCTGGGGCTTCGCCGGCATCGTCAGCCACGCGATCTCCAAGCCGGTGATCGCCGCGGTCAACGGCATGGCGCTCGGCGGCGGGCTCGAGATCACGCTCGCCTGCGACCTCGCCGTCGCGGTTGACGAGGCGAAGTTCGGCCTGCCCGAGCCCAAGCGCGGGCTGTTCGCGGCGGCGGGTGGCGTGTTCCGCCTGCCCGAGCAATTGCCGAAGAAGATCGCGATGGAGATGATCCTCACCGGCGATCCGATCGACGCCAACCGCGCACTCGAACTCGGCCTGATCAACGCCGTCGCGCCGCGCGACAAGCTGCTCGACACCGCCTTCGCGCTCGCCGAGCGGATCGCGGTCAACGCGCCTCTGTCGGTGCAGGCGTCGAAGCGGATGGCGCAGGGTATTTCGGGCGGCAAGGTCGCGCGCGAGGAAGCCGCCTGGGCACAGAACCGCGACGAGACCAAGATCGTCTTCACCAGCGAGGATTCGCGCGAAGGGCCAAAGGCGTTCGCCGAGAAGCGCACGCCGGTGTGGAAGGCCAAGTAAGTGGCCGATCCGGAGAAGGTCGCCGTCATCGTCGGGGTCGGGCAGGTCAACGACCGCCCGGCCGATCCGATGGCGGGAAAGGATTCGCTCGGGCTGATGATCGCCGCGCTAGAGGAAGCCGACAAGGACGCCGGCGGCGGCTGGCTGCCTGACGTCGATTCGGTCGCGGTCGTTCAGCAGATCAGCTTCCGCAAGACCAATCCGCTGGCGCAGAAGGTCGCCGACGGCATCGGATCGAAGGCGGGCATCGTCTACGAGTCGGTCGGCCCAAATGGCGACAGCCCGATCCTGCTGCTCAACGAGGCGGCGAACCGCATCGCGCGCGGCGAGATCAGGATCGCGGCGGTGACCGGCGGCGAGGCGCTGCGCACCGCGAGCCAGCAGGCCGCGCTCGCCGCGAAGACCAGCGTCGCGGACCAGAACCCGCTGCGCAACCTCGCGAAGAATGCCGCGCCCGGCTACCGTCAAGTCTACGGTCTCGCGACGCCGGTCGACGTCTATCCGCTGTACGAGAATGCCGGTCGAGCCGCTTATGGCCAGACGCTGGCCGAGGGGCAGCGCGAGTCGGGCGAGATCTGGTCGCGCTTCTCCGAGGTCGCGGCGCAGACCCCCGCCGCCTGGATCCACGCCCCGAAGACGCCGGACGAGGTGATCGAGCCGACCGCCGACAACCGCCCGATCGCCTTCCCCTACACCAAGCTGATGGTCGCCAATTCGAGCGTCAACCAGGGCGCCGGCTTCATCGTCACCAGCCTTGCCGAGGCGCGCCGCCGCGGCGTCCCCGACGACCGCATCGTCTACGTCGGCCGCGGCGCGAGTGCGCACGAGGCGGACGATTTCCTCGCACGCGACCGTTACGACAAGTCGCCGAGCATGGAGGTGTGCCTTCGCCGCACGCTTGAGTTCAACCAGGTGACCGCGGACGATCTCGATCTGGTCGAGCTCTATTCGTGCTTCCCGTGCGTCCCCAAGATGGCGCGGCGCGTGATCGGCTGGCCGGTCGAGAAGCCGGCGACGGTGTTCGGCGGCCTCACCTTCGGCGGCGGGCCGATCGGCAATTACATGGCGCACGCCGTGGCCGAGATGGTCGATAGTCTCCGGGCCGGCGAGGGCGAGAAGGGCCTGCTGTTCGCCAACGGCGGCTTTGCGACGCACAACCACGCGATCGTCCTCGCCACCCAGCCGTTGCCCGGCGCGGGCGAGGCGCACGAGTTCGACCTGCAGGCGGAGGCGGACGCGGCACGCGGCGCGGTGCCGGCACTGGCGAAGGACTATACCGGCCCCGCCGAGATCGAGACCTACACCGTCTTCTACAACCGCGACGGGTCGTCGAAGGCCGGCGTCGTCGTCGCCAAGCTGCCGGACGGCAAGCGCACGCTGGCGCAGGTGCCCGCGAACGACACGGCGACGATCGCCTTCCTCAGCGACGGCACGGCGGAGCCGGTCGGTACCGCCGGCACCGTCGTCGCCGATGGCGACGTGATGGTGTGGCAGCGCAGCGCCTGATCGTACCCCCTGTCCTCCCCGGCACCGCGTCGGGGAGGACGGGGTTGCACTCCCCCGCCGCTGTCGCCTAATCGCGCCGGTGCCCTCCCCAGGCGCTGTTGGTAACGTCAGGAGGAATCCCCCATGCAGACCCGCGCCGGCCTATCGGTCGATCCACGCCTCGCCGCCTTCGTCGAGGACGAGGCGCTCGCCGGCACCGGCATCACGCCCGACGCCTTCTGGCAGGGCGCAGCGGCGATCTTCGCTGAGTTCACGCCCGAGAACCACGCGCTGCTCGCCCGGCGCGAGGAGTTGCATGCCGCGATCGACGCGCGCTACGCCGCGGGCGCGCCCGTCGACACCGCGTTCCTTACCGAGATCGGCTATCTCGTTCCCGAGCCCGCGCCCTTCACGATCGGCACGCAGAACGTCGACGCCGAAATCGCGACGATGGCGGGGCCGCAGCTCGTCGTCCCCAGCCTCAACGCGCGTTTCGTGCTCAACGCCGCCAACGCGCGCTGGGGCAGCCTGTACGACGCCTTTTACGGCACCGATGCGCTGCCCGGTAAGGCGAAACCCGGCGGCTACGACGCGGATCGCGGCGCTCAGGTTATCGCCCGCGCGCGCGCCTTCCTCGACGAGACGTTGCCGGGGTGGGAAGCGGCGCTGACGGGGGGCGACTGCCCGCATCGTTTCGCGACCTTCGATAAGGGCGTGATGTTCGCGCACAACGGCCTGCACATCGAGATCGTCGTCGATCGCGACCATCCGATCGGCCGCACCGATCCGCTCGGCATCGCCGACGTGGTGCTCGAATCGGCGCTGACGACGATCGTCGATCTCGAGGATTCGGTCGCCGCGGTCGATGCGGAGGACAAGGTCGCTGCCTATCGCAACTGGCTCGGGCTGATGCGCGCCGATCTGGTGGAAACGTTCGAGAAGAACGGCGAGACGCTGACGCGCCGCCTCGCCGCCGACCGGACGTACACCGCGCCGAGCGGCTCGACGTTCACGCTACCCGGCCGATCCTTGCTGTTCGTGCGCAACGTCGGCCATCTGATGACGACGC carries:
- a CDS encoding CoA transferase is translated as MTAAAEPAADLPLAGVRVIDAVPGILGALGRFLGELGAEVIRIEPSAGAADRAAGPRVAGVSLPFVAANLGKATCPINLPADMPALLDLAREADILLEAGLPGLDAAALAAAAPRLVHVAITDFGDIGPWRDWQASDSVLHALTGGLSRSGLPGRAPLIPPGQLTYETAVAHIAVATLGAFIRTLRTGEGDRLDVSLIEAAMQALDPGFGLNGSAQSGVPSWKMPRGRTDERFRYPILPCADGFVRLCVLAPRQWRQMHTWMGAPAAFAGPEWDRLMTRYKSPDLLPAITAFFADKTRAEIEAEAAARGIPAAGLLDLGEAIATPQMVARGAFVPVEIVPGVSLPFPAGAVTIDGARAAPAARYPLPVRTAFSAPRPRYAAPPPAEYPLAGIRVLDLGVIVVGGESGRLLADLGADVIKVENAAFPDGQRQSRDDDPVSLTFAAGHRNKRGLSIDLKSPRGKALFLDLVRGADVLLSNFKPGTLAGLGFDAATLAAANPRLVTVDSSAYGATGPWSSRLGYGPLVRASAGLTKQWTYPGEPDSFADGITVYPDHVAGRIGTAGALALLIRRMRTGHGGNVSVSQAEVMLGHKAAEIAALAGTAAGLQLDTPATAEDWLLPCAGDDEWCAVNVRHAADRAAIAALVGGNDRAAAERWARALPPDQVMAQLQAAAVPAGMMVRVVDLPSLPAYRALGTFREATHPLLPVPFQVEGTLTRFARVPPPDQRPAPRIGEDSVAVLKDWLALDDAAIAPLLADKIIEQAA
- a CDS encoding acetyl-CoA acetyltransferase; the protein is MADPEKVAVIVGVGQVNDRPADPMAGKDSLGLMIAALEEADKDAGGGWLPDVDSVAVVQQISFRKTNPLAQKVADGIGSKAGIVYESVGPNGDSPILLLNEAANRIARGEIRIAAVTGGEALRTASQQAALAAKTSVADQNPLRNLAKNAAPGYRQVYGLATPVDVYPLYENAGRAAYGQTLAEGQRESGEIWSRFSEVAAQTPAAWIHAPKTPDEVIEPTADNRPIAFPYTKLMVANSSVNQGAGFIVTSLAEARRRGVPDDRIVYVGRGASAHEADDFLARDRYDKSPSMEVCLRRTLEFNQVTADDLDLVELYSCFPCVPKMARRVIGWPVEKPATVFGGLTFGGGPIGNYMAHAVAEMVDSLRAGEGEKGLLFANGGFATHNHAIVLATQPLPGAGEAHEFDLQAEADAARGAVPALAKDYTGPAEIETYTVFYNRDGSSKAGVVVAKLPDGKRTLAQVPANDTATIAFLSDGTAEPVGTAGTVVADGDVMVWQRSA
- a CDS encoding crotonase/enoyl-CoA hydratase family protein — its product is MAEPTANLGNEAVTVETRGNVMLVTINRPEARNAVNRFVHEGVGDALEAADSNPEIRVVIVTGAGDKSFCAGADLVALSRGESLAPDDKTKAAWGFAGIVSHAISKPVIAAVNGMALGGGLEITLACDLAVAVDEAKFGLPEPKRGLFAAAGGVFRLPEQLPKKIAMEMILTGDPIDANRALELGLINAVAPRDKLLDTAFALAERIAVNAPLSVQASKRMAQGISGGKVAREEAAWAQNRDETKIVFTSEDSREGPKAFAEKRTPVWKAK